The following are from one region of the Canis lupus familiaris isolate Mischka breed German Shepherd chromosome 30, alternate assembly UU_Cfam_GSD_1.0, whole genome shotgun sequence genome:
- the GRAMD2A gene encoding GRAM domain-containing protein 2A isoform X2, translating into MTAPSRGEAAEAGRVRLMACLPGAPPSHQQMHGKTASLKSPVSCSEKLARVQAPLDSSLHWPEGLKAEEIKKCGREGTLLSKYNQQYHKLFKDIPLEEVVLKVCSCALQRDLLLQGRLYISPNWLCFHASLFGKDIKVVIPVVSVQMIKKHKMARLLPNGLAITTNTSQKYVFVSLLSRDSVYDMLRRVCTHLQPSSKKSLSVREFPEEPECESLEVLIPEMKWRKVCPASRSLSLPDNIPCIPRASMDSVDSFFPSRKPPGSENAVCEEEKLEEESRSDAELRLWDYQLLKIIFVLICFLVMSSSYLAFRISRLEQQLCSLNWDGQVPGHR; encoded by the exons GGTGCGGCTGATGGCCTGCCTGCCTGGTGCTCCACCAAG CCACCAACAGATGCATGGAAAGACGGCTTCTCTGAAGAGCCCTGTGTCCTGCTCAGAGAAGCTAGCCAGGGTTCAGGCACCCCTGGACTCCAG TCTGCACTGGCCGGAAGGCTTGAAGGCTGAAGAGATAAAGAAGTGTGGCCGAGAAGGG ACGCTACTGAGTAAATACAACCAGCAATACCACAAGCTGTTTAAGGACATCCCCTTGGAGGAGGTGGTTCTCAAAG TGTGTTCCTGCGCCCTTCAGAGGGACCTCCTTCTCCAGGGCCGGCTCTACATCTCCCCCAACTGGCTCTGCTTCCATGCCAGCCTCTTTGGCAAGGATATAAAG GTGGTCATTCCCGTGGTGTCTGTCCAAATGATCAAAAAACACAAGATGGCGCGGCTCCTTCCCAATGGCCTGgccatcaccaccaacaccagcCAGAAG TACGTCTTTGTGTCACTGCTTTCCCGGGACAGTGTATATGACATGCTGAGGAGGGTCTGCACACACCTACAG CCTTCCAGCAAGAAGAGCCTGAGTGTAAGAGAATTTCCAGAGGAACCTGAGTGTGAATCTCTG GAAGTCCTCATCCCTGAGATGAAGTGGAGAAAAGTGTGTCCTGCCTCCAGGTCCCTGTCCCTCCCAGACAACATCCCTTGTATCCCTCGGGCATCCATGGACTCCGTGGACAGCTTctttccctccaggaagcctccagGGTCTG AGAATGCGGTCTGTGAGGAGGAGAAGCTGGAGGAGGAGTCCAGGAGCGATGCGGAGCTGAGGCTCTGGGATTACCAGCTCCTCAAGATCATCTTTGTGCT GATCTGCTTCTTGGTCATGTCCTCATCCTACCTGGCATTCCGCATCTCCCGGCTGGAACAACAGCTGTGCTCTCTGAATTGGGATGGCCAGGTCCCTGGGCACAGGTGA
- the GRAMD2A gene encoding GRAM domain-containing protein 2A isoform X7: MGRSRGFLVPGMECLLCSLHWPEGLKAEEIKKCGREGTLLSKYNQQYHKLFKDIPLEEVVLKVCSCALQRDLLLQGRLYISPNWLCFHASLFGKDIKVVIPVVSVQMIKKHKMARLLPNGLAITTNTSQKYVFVSLLSRDSVYDMLRRVCTHLQPSSKKSLSVREFPEEPECESLEVLIPEMKWRKVCPASRSLSLPDNIPCIPRASMDSVDSFFPSRKPPGSENAVCEEEKLEEESRSDAELRLWDYQLLKIIFVLICFLVMSSSYLAFRISRLEQQLCSLNWDGQVPGHR, from the exons ATGGGCAGATCTCGAGGGTTCCTTGTCCCTGGAATGGAATGTCTCCTTTGCAGTCTGCACTGGCCGGAAGGCTTGAAGGCTGAAGAGATAAAGAAGTGTGGCCGAGAAGGG ACGCTACTGAGTAAATACAACCAGCAATACCACAAGCTGTTTAAGGACATCCCCTTGGAGGAGGTGGTTCTCAAAG TGTGTTCCTGCGCCCTTCAGAGGGACCTCCTTCTCCAGGGCCGGCTCTACATCTCCCCCAACTGGCTCTGCTTCCATGCCAGCCTCTTTGGCAAGGATATAAAG GTGGTCATTCCCGTGGTGTCTGTCCAAATGATCAAAAAACACAAGATGGCGCGGCTCCTTCCCAATGGCCTGgccatcaccaccaacaccagcCAGAAG TACGTCTTTGTGTCACTGCTTTCCCGGGACAGTGTATATGACATGCTGAGGAGGGTCTGCACACACCTACAG CCTTCCAGCAAGAAGAGCCTGAGTGTAAGAGAATTTCCAGAGGAACCTGAGTGTGAATCTCTG GAAGTCCTCATCCCTGAGATGAAGTGGAGAAAAGTGTGTCCTGCCTCCAGGTCCCTGTCCCTCCCAGACAACATCCCTTGTATCCCTCGGGCATCCATGGACTCCGTGGACAGCTTctttccctccaggaagcctccagGGTCTG AGAATGCGGTCTGTGAGGAGGAGAAGCTGGAGGAGGAGTCCAGGAGCGATGCGGAGCTGAGGCTCTGGGATTACCAGCTCCTCAAGATCATCTTTGTGCT GATCTGCTTCTTGGTCATGTCCTCATCCTACCTGGCATTCCGCATCTCCCGGCTGGAACAACAGCTGTGCTCTCTGAATTGGGATGGCCAGGTCCCTGGGCACAG GTAA
- the GRAMD2A gene encoding GRAM domain-containing protein 2A isoform X3, translated as MDGDTGNPHQITLIKQQNHQQMHGKTASLKSPVSCSEKLARVQAPLDSSLHWPEGLKAEEIKKCGREGTLLSKYNQQYHKLFKDIPLEEVVLKVCSCALQRDLLLQGRLYISPNWLCFHASLFGKDIKVVIPVVSVQMIKKHKMARLLPNGLAITTNTSQKYVFVSLLSRDSVYDMLRRVCTHLQPSSKKSLSVREFPEEPECESLEVLIPEMKWRKVCPASRSLSLPDNIPCIPRASMDSVDSFFPSRKPPGSENAVCEEEKLEEESRSDAELRLWDYQLLKIIFVLICFLVMSSSYLAFRISRLEQQLCSLNWDGQVPGHR; from the exons ATGGACGGGGACACGGGGAATCCTCATCAGATCACGTTAATTAAGCAACAAAA CCACCAACAGATGCATGGAAAGACGGCTTCTCTGAAGAGCCCTGTGTCCTGCTCAGAGAAGCTAGCCAGGGTTCAGGCACCCCTGGACTCCAG TCTGCACTGGCCGGAAGGCTTGAAGGCTGAAGAGATAAAGAAGTGTGGCCGAGAAGGG ACGCTACTGAGTAAATACAACCAGCAATACCACAAGCTGTTTAAGGACATCCCCTTGGAGGAGGTGGTTCTCAAAG TGTGTTCCTGCGCCCTTCAGAGGGACCTCCTTCTCCAGGGCCGGCTCTACATCTCCCCCAACTGGCTCTGCTTCCATGCCAGCCTCTTTGGCAAGGATATAAAG GTGGTCATTCCCGTGGTGTCTGTCCAAATGATCAAAAAACACAAGATGGCGCGGCTCCTTCCCAATGGCCTGgccatcaccaccaacaccagcCAGAAG TACGTCTTTGTGTCACTGCTTTCCCGGGACAGTGTATATGACATGCTGAGGAGGGTCTGCACACACCTACAG CCTTCCAGCAAGAAGAGCCTGAGTGTAAGAGAATTTCCAGAGGAACCTGAGTGTGAATCTCTG GAAGTCCTCATCCCTGAGATGAAGTGGAGAAAAGTGTGTCCTGCCTCCAGGTCCCTGTCCCTCCCAGACAACATCCCTTGTATCCCTCGGGCATCCATGGACTCCGTGGACAGCTTctttccctccaggaagcctccagGGTCTG AGAATGCGGTCTGTGAGGAGGAGAAGCTGGAGGAGGAGTCCAGGAGCGATGCGGAGCTGAGGCTCTGGGATTACCAGCTCCTCAAGATCATCTTTGTGCT GATCTGCTTCTTGGTCATGTCCTCATCCTACCTGGCATTCCGCATCTCCCGGCTGGAACAACAGCTGTGCTCTCTGAATTGGGATGGCCAGGTCCCTGGGCACAG GTAA
- the GRAMD2A gene encoding GRAM domain-containing protein 2A isoform X6 — protein sequence MTAPSRGEAAEAGRVRLMACLPGAPPSHQQMHGKTASLKSPVSCSEKLARVQAPLDSSLHWPEGLKAEEIKKCGREGTLLSKYNQQYHKLFKDIPLEEVVLKVCSCALQRDLLLQGRLYISPNWLCFHASLFGKDIKVVIPVVSVQMIKKHKMARLLPNGLAITTNTSQKYVFVSLLSRDSVYDMLRRVCTHLQPSSKKSLSVREFPEEPECESLEVLIPEMKWRKVCPASRSLSLPDNIPCIPRASMDSVDSFFPSRKPPGSENAVCEEEKLEEESRSDAELRLWDYQLLKIIFVL from the exons GGTGCGGCTGATGGCCTGCCTGCCTGGTGCTCCACCAAG CCACCAACAGATGCATGGAAAGACGGCTTCTCTGAAGAGCCCTGTGTCCTGCTCAGAGAAGCTAGCCAGGGTTCAGGCACCCCTGGACTCCAG TCTGCACTGGCCGGAAGGCTTGAAGGCTGAAGAGATAAAGAAGTGTGGCCGAGAAGGG ACGCTACTGAGTAAATACAACCAGCAATACCACAAGCTGTTTAAGGACATCCCCTTGGAGGAGGTGGTTCTCAAAG TGTGTTCCTGCGCCCTTCAGAGGGACCTCCTTCTCCAGGGCCGGCTCTACATCTCCCCCAACTGGCTCTGCTTCCATGCCAGCCTCTTTGGCAAGGATATAAAG GTGGTCATTCCCGTGGTGTCTGTCCAAATGATCAAAAAACACAAGATGGCGCGGCTCCTTCCCAATGGCCTGgccatcaccaccaacaccagcCAGAAG TACGTCTTTGTGTCACTGCTTTCCCGGGACAGTGTATATGACATGCTGAGGAGGGTCTGCACACACCTACAG CCTTCCAGCAAGAAGAGCCTGAGTGTAAGAGAATTTCCAGAGGAACCTGAGTGTGAATCTCTG GAAGTCCTCATCCCTGAGATGAAGTGGAGAAAAGTGTGTCCTGCCTCCAGGTCCCTGTCCCTCCCAGACAACATCCCTTGTATCCCTCGGGCATCCATGGACTCCGTGGACAGCTTctttccctccaggaagcctccagGGTCTG AGAATGCGGTCTGTGAGGAGGAGAAGCTGGAGGAGGAGTCCAGGAGCGATGCGGAGCTGAGGCTCTGGGATTACCAGCTCCTCAAGATCATCTTTGTGCTGTAG
- the GRAMD2A gene encoding GRAM domain-containing protein 2A isoform X5, whose product MHGKTASLKSPVSCSEKLARVQAPLDSSLHWPEGLKAEEIKKCGREGTLLSKYNQQYHKLFKDIPLEEVVLKVCSCALQRDLLLQGRLYISPNWLCFHASLFGKDIKVVIPVVSVQMIKKHKMARLLPNGLAITTNTSQKYVFVSLLSRDSVYDMLRRVCTHLQPSSKKSLSVREFPEEPECESLEVLIPEMKWRKVCPASRSLSLPDNIPCIPRASMDSVDSFFPSRKPPGSENAVCEEEKLEEESRSDAELRLWDYQLLKIIFVLICFLVMSSSYLAFRISRLEQQLCSLNWDGQVPGHR is encoded by the exons ATGCATGGAAAGACGGCTTCTCTGAAGAGCCCTGTGTCCTGCTCAGAGAAGCTAGCCAGGGTTCAGGCACCCCTGGACTCCAG TCTGCACTGGCCGGAAGGCTTGAAGGCTGAAGAGATAAAGAAGTGTGGCCGAGAAGGG ACGCTACTGAGTAAATACAACCAGCAATACCACAAGCTGTTTAAGGACATCCCCTTGGAGGAGGTGGTTCTCAAAG TGTGTTCCTGCGCCCTTCAGAGGGACCTCCTTCTCCAGGGCCGGCTCTACATCTCCCCCAACTGGCTCTGCTTCCATGCCAGCCTCTTTGGCAAGGATATAAAG GTGGTCATTCCCGTGGTGTCTGTCCAAATGATCAAAAAACACAAGATGGCGCGGCTCCTTCCCAATGGCCTGgccatcaccaccaacaccagcCAGAAG TACGTCTTTGTGTCACTGCTTTCCCGGGACAGTGTATATGACATGCTGAGGAGGGTCTGCACACACCTACAG CCTTCCAGCAAGAAGAGCCTGAGTGTAAGAGAATTTCCAGAGGAACCTGAGTGTGAATCTCTG GAAGTCCTCATCCCTGAGATGAAGTGGAGAAAAGTGTGTCCTGCCTCCAGGTCCCTGTCCCTCCCAGACAACATCCCTTGTATCCCTCGGGCATCCATGGACTCCGTGGACAGCTTctttccctccaggaagcctccagGGTCTG AGAATGCGGTCTGTGAGGAGGAGAAGCTGGAGGAGGAGTCCAGGAGCGATGCGGAGCTGAGGCTCTGGGATTACCAGCTCCTCAAGATCATCTTTGTGCT GATCTGCTTCTTGGTCATGTCCTCATCCTACCTGGCATTCCGCATCTCCCGGCTGGAACAACAGCTGTGCTCTCTGAATTGGGATGGCCAGGTCCCTGGGCACAG GTAA
- the GRAMD2A gene encoding GRAM domain-containing protein 2A isoform X1: MTAPSRGEAAEAGRVRLMACLPGAPPSHQQMHGKTASLKSPVSCSEKLARVQAPLDSSLHWPEGLKAEEIKKCGREGTLLSKYNQQYHKLFKDIPLEEVVLKVCSCALQRDLLLQGRLYISPNWLCFHASLFGKDIKVVIPVVSVQMIKKHKMARLLPNGLAITTNTSQKYVFVSLLSRDSVYDMLRRVCTHLQPSSKKSLSVREFPEEPECESLEVLIPEMKWRKVCPASRSLSLPDNIPCIPRASMDSVDSFFPSRKPPGSENAVCEEEKLEEESRSDAELRLWDYQLLKIIFVLICFLVMSSSYLAFRISRLEQQLCSLNWDGQVPGHR; encoded by the exons GGTGCGGCTGATGGCCTGCCTGCCTGGTGCTCCACCAAG CCACCAACAGATGCATGGAAAGACGGCTTCTCTGAAGAGCCCTGTGTCCTGCTCAGAGAAGCTAGCCAGGGTTCAGGCACCCCTGGACTCCAG TCTGCACTGGCCGGAAGGCTTGAAGGCTGAAGAGATAAAGAAGTGTGGCCGAGAAGGG ACGCTACTGAGTAAATACAACCAGCAATACCACAAGCTGTTTAAGGACATCCCCTTGGAGGAGGTGGTTCTCAAAG TGTGTTCCTGCGCCCTTCAGAGGGACCTCCTTCTCCAGGGCCGGCTCTACATCTCCCCCAACTGGCTCTGCTTCCATGCCAGCCTCTTTGGCAAGGATATAAAG GTGGTCATTCCCGTGGTGTCTGTCCAAATGATCAAAAAACACAAGATGGCGCGGCTCCTTCCCAATGGCCTGgccatcaccaccaacaccagcCAGAAG TACGTCTTTGTGTCACTGCTTTCCCGGGACAGTGTATATGACATGCTGAGGAGGGTCTGCACACACCTACAG CCTTCCAGCAAGAAGAGCCTGAGTGTAAGAGAATTTCCAGAGGAACCTGAGTGTGAATCTCTG GAAGTCCTCATCCCTGAGATGAAGTGGAGAAAAGTGTGTCCTGCCTCCAGGTCCCTGTCCCTCCCAGACAACATCCCTTGTATCCCTCGGGCATCCATGGACTCCGTGGACAGCTTctttccctccaggaagcctccagGGTCTG AGAATGCGGTCTGTGAGGAGGAGAAGCTGGAGGAGGAGTCCAGGAGCGATGCGGAGCTGAGGCTCTGGGATTACCAGCTCCTCAAGATCATCTTTGTGCT GATCTGCTTCTTGGTCATGTCCTCATCCTACCTGGCATTCCGCATCTCCCGGCTGGAACAACAGCTGTGCTCTCTGAATTGGGATGGCCAGGTCCCTGGGCACAG GTAA
- the GRAMD2A gene encoding GRAM domain-containing protein 2A isoform X4 has product MTAPSRGEAAEAGSHQQMHGKTASLKSPVSCSEKLARVQAPLDSSLHWPEGLKAEEIKKCGREGTLLSKYNQQYHKLFKDIPLEEVVLKVCSCALQRDLLLQGRLYISPNWLCFHASLFGKDIKVVIPVVSVQMIKKHKMARLLPNGLAITTNTSQKYVFVSLLSRDSVYDMLRRVCTHLQPSSKKSLSVREFPEEPECESLEVLIPEMKWRKVCPASRSLSLPDNIPCIPRASMDSVDSFFPSRKPPGSENAVCEEEKLEEESRSDAELRLWDYQLLKIIFVLICFLVMSSSYLAFRISRLEQQLCSLNWDGQVPGHR; this is encoded by the exons CCACCAACAGATGCATGGAAAGACGGCTTCTCTGAAGAGCCCTGTGTCCTGCTCAGAGAAGCTAGCCAGGGTTCAGGCACCCCTGGACTCCAG TCTGCACTGGCCGGAAGGCTTGAAGGCTGAAGAGATAAAGAAGTGTGGCCGAGAAGGG ACGCTACTGAGTAAATACAACCAGCAATACCACAAGCTGTTTAAGGACATCCCCTTGGAGGAGGTGGTTCTCAAAG TGTGTTCCTGCGCCCTTCAGAGGGACCTCCTTCTCCAGGGCCGGCTCTACATCTCCCCCAACTGGCTCTGCTTCCATGCCAGCCTCTTTGGCAAGGATATAAAG GTGGTCATTCCCGTGGTGTCTGTCCAAATGATCAAAAAACACAAGATGGCGCGGCTCCTTCCCAATGGCCTGgccatcaccaccaacaccagcCAGAAG TACGTCTTTGTGTCACTGCTTTCCCGGGACAGTGTATATGACATGCTGAGGAGGGTCTGCACACACCTACAG CCTTCCAGCAAGAAGAGCCTGAGTGTAAGAGAATTTCCAGAGGAACCTGAGTGTGAATCTCTG GAAGTCCTCATCCCTGAGATGAAGTGGAGAAAAGTGTGTCCTGCCTCCAGGTCCCTGTCCCTCCCAGACAACATCCCTTGTATCCCTCGGGCATCCATGGACTCCGTGGACAGCTTctttccctccaggaagcctccagGGTCTG AGAATGCGGTCTGTGAGGAGGAGAAGCTGGAGGAGGAGTCCAGGAGCGATGCGGAGCTGAGGCTCTGGGATTACCAGCTCCTCAAGATCATCTTTGTGCT GATCTGCTTCTTGGTCATGTCCTCATCCTACCTGGCATTCCGCATCTCCCGGCTGGAACAACAGCTGTGCTCTCTGAATTGGGATGGCCAGGTCCCTGGGCACAG GTAA